The genomic segment GTTCCTGTCCCAGGGAATGGCCTTGGCCACGCTCTGGAGTTTACATGTAATTTTTTGTGAGGAAACACAAGGCATCATCTGGGATAGGCCTGCTCAGGAGACtgggatcagctgtcctggGGTGGAAGGGAGGCCCACAGAACCCCTCAGACCTACCTGTGTGGGAGAGATCCTCCGCTCCGAGCGCTTTCCCTTCGCAGAGTCCCAGGCCGTGGTGTAGCTGGAGAGGTTGTACATCCACACACTGCCCTTCTCATCCCCACAGAACACGTACTCTTTTGCTAtgagagcagaagaaaaggctAGGAAATTAGTGTGGAGCTGGGAGTCTGTTCTGCTGtaaagcagagctccaggagagctgcacgATCCCAGTGGAGGGTGCCGTATTTCAGCAAAATTCTCTTACTGGCGCAAAAATACAAATCTACCTTGCTCTGAAAGAATTCATTTGAAGATAAACCAGCTGTCTTTGGAGTGCTAAATGCCTTGATATTTCTCCTGACTTTTTTTAGACTGGTCTTGGGAAGTGCTGACCAGATCAGGTTGGTTGTTCTTTGTCAGtctccaaacccagctgtgtGACATCACTGCCTACAGATGCATTCAGCATCCCAGTGGCtccacagccctgagctctgtgctttgAAAACCTGTGCAAGGAAGACCCCCCAGCCTTGGCTGCCCCCCCGAGTTGGGCAGATGGTGCAGCTGGAATTATTTATTACTGGTGTTATTTCCagccagctggtgctgggctgaggctgcgcagagctggagctgcactgcagcgctgcagaggggagagcagagctccctgATGGGCTCTGAAATCCAGgcctctgcctccagctccaggctgctcccatgGATCAAAGGAGAGCCATGGATAACCAGGCACAGCATTACCCAGGAAATGGGTGCTCCTACCTGGGCAGGTGCTGAGTGTCAGGTAGGACATGTCTGTTGTGGACCACTCCAGCTCAGCCAGAATAACTGCAGATAGTGTCTGTTGGCATCCTTTGCCCTTGGCATCAAAAgacctgctccagctccacaaGTATATGCATCCTGGTTTGGAGCACTTGGAAActagggaagaaaggaagggagagactgtggcagctgctgggaagcAAAGAACATGGACACAGAGTTGGTCCATCCAGAATATGGATTTCAAGCCACAGAATCTGATCCAGCAGCAACTGTTTCCACCTTATTCCAGGTAACTGGAGGTTGCAGAGAGATTTTCAGTGCTTTGCTTATGTTCCTGAGATGCAGGACAGGCATAAGCTATTCAGAAAGAGCCAGCCTATGATGTGAAGCCCCCAGTTcccctgaaaaaaataattttgctacCAGCCCTTGAGCAGAAAGGGATCTCCTGCCTTCCACACTGGCACTGCTTGGCCAAGTGTGTTCAGGGATGTGTCCATCTGATTTCTGGTTCTGTCCAAGCATGGGTTTGCACTCCAGGCCACATTTTTGGCAAAGACAAGTAATTCTGGGAGACAACTCCATCCTGTGCAGCCCCCCAAAGTTAAAGAGGCTGTCACACCCCTTTTAGCCCCTCTGCTTGTCGTGCTGGCTTCACCCTGCCCATGCTGAGGTGCCCCACTGTTTTTGGGATTGTGCTGTTGTGTTTATACTCACCAACGACATCATCATTGAGAAAAGCCAAACCATCAACTGTGTGAGATGATGTCATGCTTTTTCCATCAGGAAACTGGAATATGGCTTCAAAAGTCCTAGAGCAGGGGGAAGGCGAAATGAGCCAAGTCCTGAACAGCTAGCACTGAAAGGGTACCTGGCTACAAAACCCAGAAGGAGATTTGTGTGTTAGTGAGTCTCTTGCCAAGCTCAGGTGAATTCCCACTTGAATTTACACTTTTGGTCACCTGGGTTTATTAATATAGCAGAAGCCCTTTGCTCAAGGGATTGCTGTTTCACTCCATCTCTTTTGCAGGCACCAGGATATTTGTCAGCAGGGCATGACTTCACTTACTTCTTCCTCATAACTTTGTCCTGAGCTCCCACAGGGTGCCAGTTTCCTGGGTTACCTCACGTaccaggagcaggggaggcCTCACTGTGAGACTGgaaatcaacccaaaaatttACACTCTGTAGCACTTCCTGGGAATGACACACCCTTAAGTTTGGGGGTATTGAATTACACTCCTGCCAGCCTTCCTGCAAAGCAGCCTGCAACACTTGCAGACTGCAGCTAAAATACAAGCTCTGAACAGTCCTTCAGCACCATGCTCGTATTTTTTCTGGGCACTCTGGGAAGGTAAGGATGTTTTAAGTATGGTAGCACATGCTGCTTTTGCTCAGACCCTCTCAGTTAGAAATCAAGCCTTTGCTAGGACTATCTCTTCTTGTTATGGAAAGCAAATGCATACCCCCCAGCTTATGGCTCTCACCTGCTTTTTTGTCCCTTATCCAGTTTTATGTTCCAGGCAAAGCAGCCACCTTCACAGCCTGCCAGCAGGtactgctctgggcaggaggggagcagggcaaTCCGGAGGGGGATAGAGGTTGTTTCCAGCACCAGCAACTGGctaaaaacaaacagagaacAAGCAGTGAAGTGGTGCTGTGACCTGATAGGTACAGGCTCTTGGACTGGCCATGTCTGGTTTTTGAACCTTTACCTTGCTTTGAAATTGTAGTCACAGTCTGGAATCCCAATATCCCAGAGGACAATTCGCTTGTCATAGGATGCAGCTGTAGGACACAGAAGAGAAGCAGGTAGTGACACAGTGCTGTTCATCTGGCTCTTCTCGTGCTAGCTGGCAATTCTGCCTGAGCCACAGTCACCCTCTAGGGCTCCAGAGAGCTCAttaaagcacagcagcagtccCAGAGGCTCCTGGCCCAGCACTTCCCAGACATTGTCACACATACACAGACAGTACTTTGTGTTCTTATCCTGTGTTCTGAGAGGGGCAAATAAAACAGTTTGTTTCCTGGCGTCCATTACTGAGTTGTGGCTTCACAAGGTCTTTAGTTAGTGGCAGTCTGAGCTCATTTCTGGTCAGGGCTTCTAGTGGAATCTAAAATATAAGCTCTAACCTCAACCCTCAGGCAGACACCACTTTATTCCACACATCCATGGCTTACTGTGTTCACATTCACAACAGTTCCCATTGGGAAAGTTAGGCACTGCTGGAGGGTGAGAAACACGTCACCAAGCTGATACACTGAAAGCAGAAACAGTTCTAACAGATTACTCTGAGTTACTTGGACCCTCATCAGATGGCAACCCTCAAACTCAGAGTTTGTTGgtgtcccccaccccaaaaatgatGCAAAGAATCTCCCTTAATTAGTCTCAATTTTTCTATGAAATATAACAAGTCAGTCTTCCTGTCCACACCATTATATGGCTGTGCTACCAATCTCCTTATCCCTTCCACTACCCTCCTtatcctttcctcctctgcttctgcttttgggACTCTTGAGGTTCTTCTTGGAAAATACTCCCTATTctacctaaaaaaaaattccactttcaATGGTTCATGTAGCACTCTAACCACTCCAGGATGTGGGTAATTGTAGGCAAGAGAAACAAtgtgctgggggtgcaggtgTGGCCTGAATGGCTCTGTACCAGCTCACTGTACAGCCTGACAATGCAGCTGCAATTTGTAACATGATGGTTCATTACCAGTCCATGAGCCACAGCCTCTGTGGGCGATACTGTGTGTGGCAAAGCTCTCCTTGACATCAGGACCTGAATAGAAATCTCTGACGaggcatagaaaaaaaaatcaaaatcaattAAGCACACTGTTGGATAAAATGAAACCCAACAGTCCATAAtaggctgctgtgctggaggagagccctgccactgcctggctcccagctgccGGCTCTGCCATTCTTCTTACTCATCCCCGTGGAACAGATCCACTACTGGACTTGTTTGTGGCTAATGTGTGTGTGACAGCCACCCTGAGAGGCACCAAGGGagaaacaggagctgctgcacctcAGCTAAAGAGCCAGGTTCTGGAACAAGCTGTTCGTGCTGGAGATTGCAGCCACAGGAGAGTAACAATGTTCTCTCCCTAATGCCTGTCCTTGCCTTTTGTTCATGTGCCCCTGCATGCCCTGGTGACAATTCCCCTTGTTAAGGAAGCCCTGACTTTTCTGCATCAGAACTAAAACCAGGGATTCTGAAGCAGACTTACTGAAGAGATGGGTCTCTCGGGTTGGGCTGAAGCAGACAGTAGCAATGGGCTTTTTGTGAGCCTTTATCTCTCCGTAGCAGAAGTCGGCTGCCACATGGATCAGTTTGACgatccctctcctccctgcagctgccaggatgTTGTGAGCTTTCTTGTGGCTGTCGCTGGTTACCATTGTGAGAGTTGTCCATGCAACGCTGAAGAATTCCTGGGACAGAGGAAAACAAGGggtggcagagccagcagggtggtGCCTGTTagctcacagaaaagaaaactgtCACAAGTGCTACTCAGATGAAATGACACAGCTATTTAAGAACGAGCACCACAACTCAAAACAGCTCTCGGAAGAATATAAAGCACAGAAAGAGGATGTTTATTACTCTGTACTGTCAAGCAGGCTCAGCAACCAGACTCACCTATGTGAGAATTGGCAGGCTAGTCTCctaaactaataaaaaaataaacccaaaccagGCTAAAAGGATAAGCAAGCGATGTTTATTATCTATCCTCATCTTAACATCTGTCCACACTAACACTTTCAGACCTCTTTGTAATATGTATTATGCATGTGTGTAATTATTACAGGTTGTGGTATTCCAATTCAATGCTTACCCTTCCCACTTGCAACCCACCTCTGTAGCCACTTTATACTTTTTCAGCACCGTCCCTGTCTCACAATCAATCAGACAGACAGATTCCCCTCCACAGGTTGCCACAGTTCTGGAGGAGTTCACAATGGgatctgaaagagaaaaaaaatgggtgaGAAGTTCCCAGGTTCAGGGATAACACATGAAGACTGCAGCTTATCACTGCCTGGTGCTCTCCCAGTCTCCTGTTTCCAAAGTCAAAGGAGAAATATGTGAGCAAGTCTCTTCCTGACAATGGAGACTATGGCTTGAAGGAGCAGGGGATTCCAGAGCCAGGTGGTTCTGAGAATCCTGCAAACCTCTTTAAGAGCTCACCTTTCCTGGCTCCAGAGTCTAGCACTGGCTCGAAGACACAGGACCAGAGCTGCGTTTTAAAATCCTCGCGGCTGTTGCCTTTACTGTGacactgaagaaaatgcaaTGGCTCTGCACTGACATCCTCCTACAATAAACCATCCACATTTAGAAAATTCATTCCCCTGACATGGTTTGCCTGTGATTGCCTTGACAGAACCCTCTCCTGAACATAGCAATTTGAGTTAAACTCAAGTATTTTTCAGCCCTTCTGCGCACTGAGAACAGGGGAGACTGAGGTGCCACAATGCTTAACActccaaaagcagcagagaactGTTTAGCAAAGACGTGCCCAGCAGACCCCAGCAGAGAGCCCCATTTTCTACAgcaaagaaacatgaaaaaccCCACTGGCCTGAGCTGAGGGGGAAACACCTTTCCCCATGCAGCCACTGGTTTGAGCTGAGAGCAAGGCTTGCCTGTCCCATTTTTAACACAGGCTTTCAGTGCACCGCCTCAGAGCGCTGGTCCGTCCATCCCCCGCAGGGGATCCACTGGGGTCTCCTGGGCGGTCCCTTCTCTCCCTTGATGCCTCTGAGAGATTtaaaacaatgacaaaaaaaccaaaccaaaactgaaGAAACCTGAAGGCAACTCCCCCCACTATAAACCAAGAAGGCCAAAGCCAGTCCCAAAGGGTGATGGATGTACCTTGCGCTTGGAATTCTTCACAGGGGTCAAGGTAACCACGCCGTtgtcctgctcctggctttTCGGTTCTCCTGTCATCTGGTTGGATCTTCTGTTGCTTTTCCCCTTGGGAAACTGCTCTCCATTATTCTGTGTCACTTCAGCTTCCTGCTCAGGGGTTGCCTCCTTGTCTGGTTGGTTTGATGTTCTTGGTTTATCAGGAGCTGGGTCATCCTCCACACGACTGGATTTTCTGGGACTAACTGCAGCCTCCTCCTTGGTGTTTGCCTGGGTCTTGGACCTCTTGTTTCCAGGGCTTGATTTTGAAcgatttcttttcctcttgctgGGTGTTACTGTGACCTATAAGGCATGTTGTCATGTTGTCAGGTTCTGAAGAAGGCTTTTAGCTTCTCCAAGATGTGCAGATAATTTAAGCCAAATATATTCATTATTCAAATGCAAGGACCCTCGCTCAATTAGAGATTGGGTTCCAGGAATcagacagctcagagctgcagggttcCTAGAGGCAGAAGCTAATGAAAAACATGTTGCCAGCCTATTTTTCAGCTCCCTTCCCCTGTCTCAGTTATTTACAATTTACATTCAATGTAGAAAAACAAATCTGGCCTATGGACCACAGGGGTTGTCTGCAGCCATTTCCAAGCAGGCAAACACCAGCAGAGTCTGGCCAGGCATCAGCCCAGGTCTCTAATTAAAATATCCCTTCCCAGAGGAGAGGTGGAGTGAGTAGAACTGCactcatgaaattattttggtcCCCTATGAATGGAAGCTCTCTGAGGGAGCAACTCAACCTTCACATTTCTGGGAAAGCTTCAGTCTGGCTGTAAAGAAGCCTGAGCTGTTGGGTAGAGGCTGGAGCCCGAGACTGCCCCTGTGATTACCAAAGGGTCACAAATGTGAACTGACAAGAGCTGCTGAATTCCCAGGAAACATAAAGAACATTGCTAATGTAACTGGAAAAATCACCTACCTGAGCCACCTCTTCTGCAGCTTCCTTGgggctttctgtgctttcttcctcatcctcatcagTCTTTTCCTCTGGTTCAGTATCAGAGTTTAACTCCAGACCTAGTGAGCATGCCAGAAACTCTTCTGCAATCATTTTCACCTGAGAAGCAAATATGTGGATAcgttaaaaaagaaaaaaagaagacaaaaaagccACAGCATGTCAAGCTCTGATGTGTCATGGCACAAAGAGCTGCTTTGCTCCATTTTTAACATCTGCTCCCACTATTCTGTGTGAATTTCACAAGCGATGGAGGAGTCCCCAGCTGACATTACATGACCCAAGAACTTCATTTTGTCATGGGCATTCAGAGTACACAGCTGTGGAAACAACagcacagcaacaaaacaagacaaaggAGTGATGGAAGTCTTGATTGTGTGTATGAACATACAAATAAATGTTATAAACTAAATGGTGTCTTTCCCCGCTGGCAGCAACTACACTTCTATCattatcttttctctttcatcaAGAGTAAAGGTTGCCATTAAACTAATTTGCAAATAATTAAGTATTAAAGATACTGCAGTCTAATTAATTAGTACAAGTATCATTATTGCTTATGAATTAAAAACAATGTTTAATGACAGCCATTTCAACTTGGTGCATGTTTAGTCCTGGTGCTTCTGTAACTGCTTAACAAAGcagtgaagaaagagaaaaaatgataCCACTTGTCAGGAAGAGCACCCAAATCCAGGGAGTGTTTTAATCCAGTCCATGCAGAACCAGGAGCAGGGTCCttgcctggagaagagcagggtgAGTGGGATGTGACCTACCCGCCAGCGGGTGAACTCGCTGAGTGAGCTGGGCCCATACACCACATTGGTCTGTACTGACTTCAGGAACTTTTTCTTGATGGACttcacctgctctgctgtgtaTTTCTCAGGGAGTTGGTCACGGAAGAATTTTTCCCAGTGAGCAGTAACCTAGGCAGAAAGACTGAGTTTATTCAACAGCAAAGCACAAGAGAACTTGTGAAAGCATTTAAGTGGCCAATCCTGAGTACTGCACCCTGTGTGACGGCACcactttaatttatttattcgTGTTCAAATGATCACTTCAGCAAAGGAGAAACTTAGTTCCTCTGCACCAAGCTGGAGTGAGTGTGGCTAAGCAGACACTATCAGCATGGACTCATTTAGAGAGATACCTGGACTCCAAAAGGCTGCTGACCTACAGGATGCTCACCTGCCAGCACAGTTTCCAGTTGGAGTTTCTGGTGGGCAGTAACACATCCATCAGCATTCAGACCCAACAGACATTTTTATGTCGAGACACAGGACTAAGTACTGGGCAGGAAGGTACAAATGACACCAGGGAAAGGCACCAGGGCACAGGCACCACAAAAAGAACAGCACATGGAGAGTTTGGTGTCTCATTAGACAGCTAACCATGATCAGTTGTCTGGGACAAGAGGCTGAGCAGCCCTCACAGAGACTCTTTGAGGTTCACAGGTTTTACACAGACACCACTCAGCACAATTCATCCCACTTTTCAGTATCTGATTTTTCCTCCACTGTTACACAGAAGGAATTAAGATCAATTAACTAGAATATGAATGGTAAGAGCAGTAATACACAAAAACAATTAACCATAATTGAACAATAATTTTGCTCAAGAGCACAACAATGCCTTGTGGGGACAATCTGTCAGGAGCTGAATTCTGTAGACAAATGGGTGAAAATACAGTTCTAAACATTcacaactgaagaaaaaagagcaaatcCTCATTCCTGGTGTATGCTGGAAAAAGCAAGATTATCCTGAGCTTGGTTTTGTGCTCCCCGTTCCTGGGGTCTGGAGAGTAACTTAAATTAGATGGGGTGGTGTTTGCAGCTGTTCTGGCAGCACCAGGCTTCTCCCATTCCTGAATGATGATCAGAGTGACCTGAAAAACTACAGGATCAGACACAGACCTGGCTGGCCCTTCTCCTGTCACTTAAACCAAAGGCAAATTGGCTGCACAGAACAGGTAGAGCAGATGCCAGCAGAtgccagagaaagcagcagtcACCCATTTCCTGGGTGGCCCATTCTGCAGGCTGGACTCAGATCATACCACAGGTATTGCAAACCACTTGAAGCTTGTTTGCAGCTCTGTCACTacactgagcacaggatttaattatttctgaggTGTTTAGAGGTTAAGGAAATATCCCACATCTTACCTTGCTGGTGAGTTTACGGCTGTTGACATGCCTCACATGTTTGGCAAGTTTGGTTATGTCCTTGCCATTGAGCAGACGAAGATTTTGCAAAAGAAACATTACCTTATAGTCATCATTGAGCTAGAAAGACAAAACATTGGAGTTATAAAATTTGTACACGTGGTACTGGTGTCACCTTAGTCCTTGATTAAAACACAGCCTGTATGAGAATGATAGATTTAGTAAGGAAAAGCCATTTCATaaaatcccctcaggatttTCAACCTGAATTTCACATTTCAGGTGTGAAGTAATGTTCTCTCTTAGCTGGGATCTTAAACTGCAGACAGAGCTGCCCAACCCTCAGGCAGTGCTAACATCCAGCACAAGGTGGGGGCTGTGTAACTGCTCATCTGCTGGGCCTGAGTGCAAGGCTGGGAGCTCTGTTCATACCCCTGAACTCTAACACAGGGGAAGGCCTGTCCTGCCTCCAGTCAAGGAATTCTAGCAGCAGTTCCTTGGGTCAGATGGATTTTAAGTCAGATAGCTCACCATACAGCCACATACCTACTGCCTGTGTGCAACAGCAAGTAAGCATGTGGGGAGGGTGAGTGGCTGATGCCAGCTTACCACACAAGTAAAATCAGTTTTGGATGTTGGACTTGTACAGTCAGCAGATCCTCTTGGGAGAAGTCAGAACTTAAACCAGACTAATCATCAAGTTTAAACTCTCATCCGAGGACCCAGTCTGCTTTTTAGAGCACAGAGGGCACTAAAACTAACACAGATATTAGGAAATAAAACTAGCATTagacatcaggaaaaaactttttactgtgaggatgatgatgcactggcacaggttgcccagagaagctgtggctgccctacCCCTGGGAGTGTTTAAGACCAGACTGAACAGagttctgagcaacctggtctaatggaaggtgtccctgctcatggcaggggtggaatgagatgagcattaaggtcccttctgacccaaaccgttctgtgattctgtttctaTAAGGACATCTCTACACAATCATTACTGTATTTCACACTAGCATCAACATAAGGTACTGTGCCTGATAAGCCACCCAAGAAAGGACTTTGGCCTAGAGAATCAGGAGTTcaagaaacagattttaatgTGTGAATGGTTTTGGGCAAGTCACTTCTGCAGACTGAGAAATAGTGGTTAAATGTCACACAAAGGCTGGCTGCTTTCTCAAATGCCCTAGCACTTGCTGCCCAAGAACAATATATGAGAACTTTGCACAAGTGCTGTTTGTTTGCCTCTCTGTTTAATGTAAGGAGTGGGGTAACTCACTGTCAAGTACACATTGTTCTCGTAGGTCAGCTCCTCGAGGAGAGGGAACTGTTTCAGAGCAGTTACATCTTCCAGCTTATTATTGTTGCAGTTCAGGACACGCAGATCAGGGAGGGTTAGGCTGTTGGGAAATTTGTCCAGTAAATTATCAGAGAGATCAAGTTTCTGCAGGTGCCTCAGGCGGGAAAACAAGCGTGGGTCTAAATCTCCAGTCTTCAACTGCAGCTTGGAcaggctgaaaataaaaaaaccaattacacaaacaaaacaaaacacacacaaaaaacaaacaagaaaaaaccaaaaacccccaaacaaaccatGAACTATCTGCAGCTCACTGGAAGAACAAATGCTGATTTCAtagctgtcttgggttacaatacagagtgtgatgaaaggtatctgttctatcaccatctgttgagggtgtgg from the Catharus ustulatus isolate bCatUst1 chromosome 22, bCatUst1.pri.v2, whole genome shotgun sequence genome contains:
- the LRWD1 gene encoding leucine-rich repeat and WD repeat-containing protein 1 → MSKITTELLLERAIPRSTRLRKIETLNLSKLQLKTGDLDPRLFSRLRHLQKLDLSDNLLDKFPNSLTLPDLRVLNCNNNKLEDVTALKQFPLLEELTYENNVYLTLNDDYKVMFLLQNLRLLNGKDITKLAKHVRHVNSRKLTSKVTAHWEKFFRDQLPEKYTAEQVKSIKKKFLKSVQTNVVYGPSSLSEFTRWRVKMIAEEFLACSLGLELNSDTEPEEKTDEDEEESTESPKEAAEEVAQVTVTPSKRKRNRSKSSPGNKRSKTQANTKEEAAVSPRKSSRVEDDPAPDKPRTSNQPDKEATPEQEAEVTQNNGEQFPKGKSNRRSNQMTGEPKSQEQDNGVVTLTPVKNSKRKEDVSAEPLHFLQCHSKGNSREDFKTQLWSCVFEPVLDSGARKDPIVNSSRTVATCGGESVCLIDCETGTVLKKYKVATEEFFSVAWTTLTMVTSDSHKKAHNILAAAGRRGIVKLIHVAADFCYGEIKAHKKPIATVCFSPTRETHLFTASYDKRIVLWDIGIPDCDYNFKASQLLVLETTSIPLRIALLPSCPEQYLLAGCEGGCFAWNIKLDKGQKSRTFEAIFQFPDGKSMTSSHTVDGLAFLNDDVVVSKCSKPGCIYLWSWSRSFDAKGKGCQQTLSAVILAELEWSTTDMSYLTLSTCPAKEYVFCGDEKGSVWMYNLSSYTTAWDSAKGKRSERRISPTQILKWPELRVNGEQPSEILVNNVVADPAFTYLVVLTSVNITAIWKKS